The DNA region AATCTAAGAACTAAGCCCATGTATACATCTCAAAGAAAAGTATTAACGTCGCTAAACATCCTCCTGGATAGCGCCATAGCGACATTATCCTGGTTCGCCGCGTTTATCTTAAAGGGCGCTATCGAGAAGGCCGGCCTCTACGACTTCAAAGGATTGACCGGCCATCAAAACTGGTCGGCGCTGATCCTGCTGTCAATTCCCCTTTTCCCTATCCTTCTCCGGCTGAATAAGCTATACCCCACAAACAGGCTGAGGCCGTTTTCGAAAGTCTGTATGGACGCGATAAAATCAACTGTAGAGCTGGTGATCATATTCGTCGCCTTTTCATTTTTCAGCAACGAATATCAATACAACCGTTCACTCATAGTATTGTACGGCGCCATACTTCCCGCCTTTTTCTGCCTGAAAGAATATTGGGCGAAGAAGATCTATCTGAAATATGGCAATGTTAAATCAGCCATTCTCATCGGAAAGGTCCACGACGTAGATCGCATCCTGGAAGAATTAAAGAACGAGGATCTGGGATTAAAGATCGAAGGAGTAATATACTTTAGTCATGGTGAAGCCGCTGAAAAAGAGCGTAAAGATAAAATTCCTGTGTTCGAAGAAGGCGTGAAAAATCTCGGCGATATACTCGAAAGGCTCAATATCGAACTTGTCATAACGGCCTCATATGAAGGGTTTGAGTCCGATGTGAGAAACATCCTGTTCCTGTGCGGCGAGAGAGGTGTAGAGGGCTGGATAAAACTTGCCCTGTTCGGCTTGCGTAGCGCCCGGCTCGACAGCGGGCGTATCGGCAATTCACACCTGCTGGTATTCAGCACAACTCCGCCCTACGACTGGCCGATATTCATCAAGACTCTCTTCGATTTTACCGTGGCGCTTATCTTCTTCCCCGTTTTCTGTTTTTTATACCTGCTGATAGGCATAGGTATAAAATTAAGCTCCCCCGGCCCCGTCCTTTTTAAACAAAAACGCGGCGGCCTGTACGGAAAACCGTTTATATTTTACAAGTTCAGGACCATGTATAATAACGCCGAGCAGAGACGTGAAGAGCTGCAAAAATTTAACATCATGAAAG from Candidatus Omnitrophota bacterium includes:
- a CDS encoding sugar transferase translates to MYTSQRKVLTSLNILLDSAIATLSWFAAFILKGAIEKAGLYDFKGLTGHQNWSALILLSIPLFPILLRLNKLYPTNRLRPFSKVCMDAIKSTVELVIIFVAFSFFSNEYQYNRSLIVLYGAILPAFFCLKEYWAKKIYLKYGNVKSAILIGKVHDVDRILEELKNEDLGLKIEGVIYFSHGEAAEKERKDKIPVFEEGVKNLGDILERLNIELVITASYEGFESDVRNILFLCGERGVEGWIKLALFGLRSARLDSGRIGNSHLLVFSTTPPYDWPIFIKTLFDFTVALIFFPVFCFLYLLIGIGIKLSSPGPVLFKQKRGGLYGKPFIFYKFRTMYNNAEQRREELQKFNIMKGPVFKVKDDPRVFPFGKFLRRTSLDEIAQIINVLKGEMSIVGPRPLPMVEVSQIKGWQRRRFSMKPGVTCLWQICGRNKVCDFTDWAKLDLEYIDHWSLHLDFSIFLKTIPAVLTRKGAE